The Rhizoctonia solani chromosome 4, complete sequence genome contains a region encoding:
- a CDS encoding Retrotransposable element Tf2 protein, with product MALADTPTRGSTNTSGLEATESTAAPKNETLQASPANAIIDAAPTKDTQASGKRKKMRLAVAQQVALQEAVENKKKLAKKKKQAKKAASTAPTPHAVSKKIPSTRSGAPHPYSRPLSQSSQHSVATRSQPPSCGPSPPPQHLPGMEPEPTLTSLLEAINTLTSQVGSLQAQIHSQGQQLSELKAICKETNNLVGDKDQGGAQAKPGPLTGPVTPPTHSGGEAHTPGTVRPGLKAPFRPSRGTGFDSEEEEEPRRPKKEPCSTPRSLSSLTPFDTGSSVKRPKMDLPDPYKGEVRGQKATQWLDRMMLWVALHCDQFDEEEQMVVWILYHMTDKAADWALPIIGTIIKGKGNPPTTITALTAKFKEAFADPNAKRAAARKIAALTQTTTTAEYVTKFRNLMAELDWNEEAYIAQFTRGLHWKVKELLSTKDSIPDDLKAIFAAAIKIDNIRRKNEENRPKKAPAKSPATVATSTTTTRVRLSKDPNYVTLEERDCRRASGLCVKCGQKGHGIKQCPNGWKATIKEVAKVAEEEDRIEFNFPAEPLKTLIDSGATSNFISPLIVEKYKIPKTQLENPQVVRMLDGTISQTGCIWHQVHITVSANGHTHSIPFLVCPIGNTPAILGMTWLTAEAPLIDWQQGLITFPEQAQIASEEEADPDPLADLPPQYHEFAKVFGEEEFKVLPPHREYNIAIDLVPDAKLSPGPIYGMTDAESRALKQHIDEELATGKIHPSTSSAGAPVMFVKKADGSLRLVVDYRKLNDVTHKNVYPLPRQDNLMAKLRHAKVFTKLDLRWGYNNVWIKEGDEWKTAFRTKYGLFEYLVMPFGLTNAPAAFQHFMNNLFRDLINVTVVIYLDDILIFLEDPKDHPTHVREVLSRLLRNQLFCKLSKCHFHVTTVDYLGIVISPAGFSMDQKKIKAVTSWPTPKTVKQVQAFLGFVNYLRRFIPNFSLVARPLHNLTKKETPWSWKIQEEEAFQELKSLVTKSPVLIHSKPDQPYYLETDASGVAMGAILSQQGEDNRLHPIAYMSKSFSGAEANYDTHDKELLAIIKALEEWRIFLEATDKPVQVFTDHRNLEYWMQARTFNRRHARWRIFLSDFNFEIHYRPGKQLGKPDALSRRSDYVDNPLEPEVMLPAEVFANTSQEELEIVTEVRSKLREDPSLDPIIQFLTEDADNAPPSIRKAYKDYDWEEDLLWYRGKLVIPDNEPLKDRLLREFHDSPLAGHPGQQRTLELLSCNYWWPGMKSTAKEWVECCPICQANRRAHVPVIALKPLEVPPYPFHTISYDFITGFPKSQGHNAILVVIDSFSKFGHFIPTSKKVTARGLADLFITHVWKLHGLPVKTVLDRGTTFTGKFLRALYQRLGVKPAFSLAYHPESDGQTERVNQFIEFYLRSYVAANHSDWAAWLPLAEYAYNNAKHAATGKTPFELIYGQSPVMNPSNVPANVPEADNVADTLAREWKEAKSALRLSKERMTRNQGTVPEYSIGEKVWLDGKNVELRTNSNKLDPKRLGPFKILEKISSHAYRLELPETLKIHDVFYVGLLSKSHESPSQPFPEQPPPETIEGEEEYEVEQIIDSKRQRGKWFYLIKWKGYGAEDNSWEPKEVLEHSQEEIQRFNKLRLKKACDSAKSL from the exons ATGGCCTTGGCTGATACCCCCACCAGGGGATCCACTAACACTTCAGGCTTGGAGGCTACTGAATCAACTGCAGCACCCAAGA ATGAAACCTTGCAAGCATCTCCTGCAAATGCAATTATTGATGCAGCACCAACCAAAGATACTCAAGCCTCAGGTAAACGGAAGAAAATGCGCTTGGCGGTTGCTCAACAAG TGGCACTCCAGGAAGCCGTTG AAAACAAGAAGAAGTTagcaaaaaagaagaaacaGGCCAAGAAGGCCGCATCCACT GCACCTActccccacgccgtctcaaaaaaaattccatccacacgctctggcgcccctcacccctactcccgccCTCTCAGTCAATCCAGTCAACATTccgtggcaacccgctcccaaccaccctcttgcggcccatcaccccctccgcaacacctgcctggaatggaaccggagccaacccttacctctctcctcgaggctatcaacaccctcaccagccaagttgggtccttgcaggcccaaatccactctcaaggccaacagctctctgagcttaaagccatatgcaaggagaccaacaaccttgttggcgacaaggaccagggcggagcccaagccaagcctggcccattgactgggcctgttacccctcctacccactcagggggGGAAGcacacactccaggcacggttaggcctgggctcaaggcccctttcaggccatcaagaggaacagggttcgattcagaggaagaagaggagcccAGACGCCCCAAAAAAGAACCTTGCAGCACGCCtaggagcctcagctccctcaccccctttgacacggggtccagcgtaaagcgccccaagatggacctcccagaTCCTTACAAGGGAGAAGTCAGGGGCCAAAAAGCCACTCAATGGCTGGATaggatgatgctctgggtagccctccattGTGATCAATTTGACGaggaggaacaaatggttgtgtggatcctataccacatgactgacaaagctgccgactgggcactccccatcattgggacaatcatcaagggcaagggaaatccCCCTACCACCATAACGGCCTTAACAGCCAAATTTAAGGAAGCCTTTGCAGATCCCAATGCCAAGAGGGCAGCCGCCAGAAAGATTGCCGCGCtaactcagaccacaaccacggctgagtatgtcaccaagttccgcaatctcatggcggaacttgattggaatgaGGAGGCCTATATCGCCCAAttcacgcgcggccttcactggaaggtcaaggaactgctgtCTACCAAGGATAGCATCCCGGACGACCTCAAAGCCATCTTTGCAGcggcaatcaaaattgacaatatccgccgcaaaaatgaggagaatcgccctaaaaaggcaccagccaagtccccggccaccgtggccacctccactaccaccaccagggtccgcctatccaaggaccccaattacgtcACTCTGGAAGAACGGGATTGTCGCCGCGCATCAGGactttgcgtcaagtgcggtcaaaagggCCACGGGATTaaacagtgccccaacggctggaaagccacaattaaggaggttgccaaggtggcagaagaagagg ATAGAATCGAATTT AACTTCCCGGCAGAACCTTTGAAAACACTAatagactcaggagccacatcaaacttcatttcccccttgattgtggaaaaatacaaaatcccaaaaacccaactcgaaaatccacaagttgtgagaatgttagatggtaccatttcccagactggttgcatttggcaccaggtccacaTCACAgtttcggccaatggccacaccCATTCCATaccttttcttgtttgccccattggcaacaccccggcaatccttggcatgacttggttaacggcagaagctcccctTATTGACTGGCAGCAGGGACTaatcaccttccctgaacaagcacagattgcctccgaggaagaagcggacccaGACCCCTTAGCAGACcttccccctcagtaccatgagtttgctaaagtatttggcgaagaagaatttaaggtcctacCCCCTCACAGGGAATACAATATTGCAATAGACCTTGTTCCTGATGCCAAACTTTCCCCAGGGCCAATTTATGGAATGACTGACGCAGAATCAAGAGCGCTGAAGCAGcacattgatgaagaactggccacgggcaaaatccatcctagtacctcctctgCTGGTGCTCCAgtaatgtttgtcaaaaaggccgACGGTTCCCTCAGgctggttgttgattacaggaagttgaatgacgTTACCCATAAGAACGTATATCCCTTACCAaggcaggacaacctcatggctaaacttaggcatgccaaggtcttcacgaaattggacttacgctggggatataataacgtttggatcaaggaaggtgacgaatggaagacagctttTAGGACTAAATACGGCCTATTTGAGTACCTAgtgatgccctttggtcttaccaatgcccccgcagcgttccaacacttcatgaacaatctgtttagggacctcatcaacgtcactgtggttatctacttggatgacatcctgatcttcttggaagaccccaaggaccacccaacccatgtcagggaggtcCTATCACGGCTATTAAGGAATCAGctgttctgtaaactctctaaatgccacttccatgttacaacagtagattaccttggcattgtcatttCCCCAGCTGggttctcaatggaccaaaagaagatcaAGGCCGTCACTTCCTGGCCCACGCCCAAAACTGTTAaacaggtccaagcctttctagggtttgtcaactaccttaggcgcttcattcccaatttcagcttggttgcccgtcccctccacaacctcacaaaaaaggaaaccccatgGTCGTGGAAaatccaagaagaagaagcgttTCAGGAGTTGAAATCTCTGGTTACTAAGTCCCCGGTCCTTATCCACTCCAAACCTGACCAACCGTATTACCTGGAAACTGATGCGTcaggagtagctatgggagccatcctaAGCCAACAAGGGGAGGATAACCGCCTTCACCCAATTGCttacatgtccaagtccttctccGGTGCAGAAGCTAATTATGATACCCacgataaggagctcctggctatTATTAAGGcactggaggaatggaggatattcCTGGAGGCAACAGATAAACCAGTACAGGTGTTCACAGACCATCGGAACttagaatactggatgcaggcaaggacattcaaCCGGCGACACGCgagatggcgcatattcctgagcgacttcaattttgaaatccactaccgaccagggaaacagttggGAAAGCCAGACGCATTGTCCAGACGATCAGACTATGTTGACAACCCCttggaaccagaagtcatgcttccagcagaagtctttgcaaacacatctcaggaagaactggagattgtcacagaagtaCGCTCCAAACTAAGGGAAGATCCCTCCCTGGAccccatcatccagttcctgacCGAGGATGCCGACAATGCTCCCCCATCAATAAGGAAGGCGTACAAAGATTAcgactgggaagaggacctcctcTGGTACCGGGGAAAATTGGTAATTCCAGACAATGAACCCCTGAAGGACAGACTCCTCAGagaattccacgactcccccctagcaggacatccaggtcAACAAAGAACCCTTGAACTCCTAAGttgtaactactggtggcctggCATGAAGTCTaccgccaaggaatgggtagaatgttgtcctatctgccaagccaaccgacgCGCTCATGTTCCTGTCATCGCCCttaaacccctagaagtccccccttatccgttccacaccatctcttaTGACTTCATTACAGGGTTTCCCAAGTCCCAAGGTCACAACGCTATACTGGTGGTAATagactccttttccaaatttggccatttcatccccacttccaaAAAGGTCACAGCAAGGGGTCTGGCGGATCTATTCATTAcccacgtctggaaactccatggacTACCTGTCAAAACAGTCTTGGATAGAGGAACTACCTTCACggggaaattcctaagggcactttACCAGcgactaggagtgaaaccagCATTCTCTTTGGCTTATCACCCAGAGTCAGATGGGCAAACGGAAAgagtcaaccagttcattgaattTTATCTACGCTCCTACGTGGCAGCCAACCATTCTGATTGGGCAGCTTGGTTACCtttggcagaatatgcgtacaataatgccaaacacgCAGCAACAGGAAAAACACCCTTTGAACTGATCTACGGACAAAGCCCGGTGATGAACCcttccaacgtcccagccaacgtaccagaggcAGACAATGTAGCAGACACACTAGcccgggaatggaaggaagccaaGTCAGCCCTCAGATTAagcaaagaacggatgacCAGGAACCAAGGAACAGTACCGGAGTACTCGATAGGAGagaaagtctggctggatggaaagaacgtagaactcaggaccaattcaaacaagttggaccccaaacgtcttggtcccttcaaaatccttgagaaaatctccagccacgcctaccgcctagaactcccagaAACTCTAAAAATCCATGATGTCTTCTATGTTGGGTTGCTATCGAAAAGCCACGAgtcaccaagtcaaccatttccggaacaacctccccctgaaacaatagaaggagaggaggagTATGAAGTTGAACAGATCATCGACTCAAAACGTCAACGgggaaagtggttctacctgataaaatggaaaggttacggtgcagaagacaattcatgggaacccaaGGAAGTCCTGGAGCATAGTCaagaggagatccaacgcttcaacaagttgcgcctgaaaaaggcttgtgactccgccaagagcctttaa
- a CDS encoding Melanoma-associated antigen E1 produces the protein MSKRKAKLPTQPLLAAPGSIPPSCDASPFAEQLADDDVAKYGSDLGIDPTQVLVGIPAHLAPTLTMPHPLPEPLYVPERQVPLLPIDLDAFPSGKRAKIKAKQQLKLRDLKPIDNVVVSSAISQFGALLVAVCGFPNADTAWLLACNANHWASKKHGRHLKLTKGLEYLKLLYDCIPQMQASFVGPKAATNVALAYKLKIASGKAEIKANSNKVKLLLKDANFTLMSLDSCGGMYKHSVFREILKNSLFRSADATRVAHNNLFNTISLPCMALTAAAVEKVLRSYKSGTQVDNKFNANDFMPVYFSHLATLAAIYNLDKAQNQLIDHLQEMADELRKPYRDLIQSQTVRHVRPLVPQALIAARYRATAAPKTTSSTAVGPLKRHSKNPPPALTQELVYRVQMQLGVPHAVLVSSTPESEVVNAIYDASQADRKVNSENLSGLLAQVAGSSDSEVQAMRAGALEPHTTAGLTISNPTDCDSSDEDADLANSVATGQRDVRGGQTKGAPAGREPTLSGNESEDSGDETDGNSAAGLVDVTMKTAGGASESDESDESDESDESDESDEEKEIDGDKKTGKKKQDEEDEEDESTEDDGG, from the exons ATGTCCAAGAGGAAAGCCAAGCTCCCCACCCAACCTCTCCTGGCTGCCCCTGGCTCCATTCCCCCCTCTTGTGATGCTTCACCGTTTGCAGAGCAACTTGCAGATGATGATGTTGCCAAGTATGGCAGTGACCTTGGTATTGATCCCACACAGGTTCTTGTTGGTATACCTGCACACCTTGCACCTACCCTCACAATGCCCCATCCACTTCCAGAGCCACTCTACGTCCCAGAGCGCCAGGTACCACTCCTGCCCATTGATCTTGATGCATTCCCATCTGGCAAACGCGCCAAGATCAAGGCTAAGCAACAGCTTAAGCTCAGGGATCTCAAGCCGATTGATAATGTGGTTGTGTCATCTGCTATTAGCCAATTTGGGGCACTCCTTGTAGCTGTGTGTGGCTTTCCCAATGCTGACACTGCGTGGTTACTTGCCTGTAACGCCAATCATTGGGCATCAAAGAAACATGGGCGCCATCTCAAGTTAACTAAGGGATTGGAATATCTCAAGTTG CTATATGATTGTATCCCACAGATGCAAGCCAGTTTTGTTGGGCCAAAGGCCGCAACCAATGTGGCATTAGCCTACAAGCTCAAAATTGCATCCGGTAAAGCTGAGATCAAGGCAAATAGCAACAAGGTCAAGCTCCTCCTCAAAGATGCAAATTTTACTCTTATG TCATTGGACAGCTGTGGTGGAATGTACAAACATAGTGTTTTTAGAGAGATTTTGAAGAATAGTCTATTTCGATCCGCTGACGCAACCAGGGTTGCTCACAACAACCTCTTCAATACCATTTCCCTTCCTTGTATGGCACTTACAGCTGCTGCG GTTGAGAAAGTGCTCAGGAGCTACAAGTCTGGAACACAGGTAGATAATAAGTTCAACGCAAACGATTTTATGCCTGTTTATTTTTCGCACTTGGCAacattggctgcaatttaCAACCTCGACAAAGCCCAGAACCAGCTGATCGATCATCTTCAGGAAATGGCCGATGAATTGCG GAAACCGTATCGAGATCTTATTCAATCGCAAACCGTGCGACACGTTCGCCCACTAGTTCCACAGGCCCTGATTGCCGCAAGGTACCGTGCCACAGCTGCGCCTAAGACTACGTCAAGCACAGCCGTTGGTCCCTTGA AACGTCACTCAAAAAATCCTCCACCCGCCCTCACCCAAGAGTTGGTATATAGAGTCCAAATGCAGCTTGGGGTCCCCCACGCTGTTTTGGTCTCTAGCACTCCCGAATCGGAAGTTGTCAATGCTATATACGACGCCTCTCAAGCCGACCGCAAGGTTAACTCGGAAAACCTTAGTGGGTTACTGGCTCAGGTGGCTGGCAGCTCCGATTCCGAGGTTCAAGCCATGCGAGCTGGTGCACTTGAACCTCATACGACTGCGGGCTTGACGATTTCGAACCCAACCGACTGCGATAGCAGTGACGAGGATGCCGATTTGGCAAATTCTGTGGCCACAGGGCAGCGGGATGTGCGTGGGGGTCAGACCAAAGGCGCGCCAGCAGGTAGGGAGCCCACTCTCAGCGGCAATGAGTCGGAAGACAGCGGCGACGAAACCGATGGAAACAGTGCGGCGGGCCTCGTTGATGTGACTATGAAGACAGCCGGTGGTGCTAGCGAATCCGATGAATCTGACGAATCCGACGAATCCGACGAGTCCGACGAGTCCGACGAGGAGAAAGAGATCGATGGAGACAAGAAGACGGGCAAGAAGAAGCAGGACGaggaggacgaggaagacgagaGTACGGAGGACGATGGTGGCTAG